One genomic region from Dehalobacter restrictus DSM 9455 encodes:
- the rimO gene encoding 30S ribosomal protein S12 methylthiotransferase RimO has product MKKKVAVINLGCPKNQVDSEVITGMLAKGFEITAEPSEADMIVVNTCGFIEDAKAESIDTLCEMINLKNSGAQKKVYAVGCLAQRYGEELFKELPELDGVLGDGDLDKIPEVLESSGSERVYRKKEKQDYLYDNEMPRVRFSPSFFAYVKIAEGCDNRCSYCVIPQIKGSYRSRTMESIVQEVRKLAGEGVKEIALVAQDTTRYGIDLYHAYRLPDLLGELVEIDGIQWIRLMYCYPEAVSDELIDLIATEPKICNYIDLPLQHADNAILSKMNRRNTAEEAETLIGKLREAVPGIFIRSTFITGFPGETEEQFEHLLLFVNKMKLDRIGVFAYSQEENTPAANMASQVPPEIREARKNAVMATQTEIADQIQQQRVGQIIRVILEEQTAPDEWVGRSAGDAPEIDGQIYLKVQKKHLAGEIIQIRITEADSYDMGGEELE; this is encoded by the coding sequence TTGAAGAAAAAAGTTGCAGTGATTAACCTTGGGTGCCCGAAGAACCAGGTTGACAGTGAAGTAATAACCGGCATGCTGGCGAAAGGCTTCGAGATAACAGCCGAACCGTCTGAAGCCGATATGATTGTTGTAAATACCTGCGGTTTTATTGAAGATGCCAAAGCAGAATCGATTGACACCCTTTGTGAAATGATCAATTTGAAAAATAGCGGTGCTCAGAAGAAGGTCTATGCTGTGGGATGTCTGGCTCAGCGTTATGGTGAAGAGCTGTTTAAAGAACTTCCTGAGCTTGATGGTGTGCTCGGGGACGGGGATCTGGATAAAATCCCCGAGGTCCTGGAAAGCTCCGGCAGCGAGAGAGTATACAGGAAAAAAGAAAAGCAGGACTATCTTTATGACAATGAGATGCCGAGGGTCCGTTTCAGCCCTTCTTTTTTTGCCTATGTCAAAATAGCCGAAGGCTGTGATAACCGCTGCAGCTATTGTGTCATTCCGCAGATCAAAGGCAGCTACCGCAGCAGGACAATGGAGTCAATCGTACAAGAAGTAAGGAAGCTCGCCGGCGAGGGTGTGAAGGAAATTGCGCTGGTAGCCCAGGATACAACCCGTTACGGCATTGACCTGTATCACGCTTACCGGCTGCCGGATCTTCTGGGGGAACTAGTAGAAATAGACGGTATACAATGGATTCGGCTGATGTATTGTTACCCGGAGGCAGTATCTGATGAACTGATTGACCTGATTGCGACGGAACCCAAGATATGCAATTATATCGATTTGCCCCTTCAGCATGCCGATAACGCCATACTTTCAAAAATGAACCGCAGAAATACAGCCGAAGAAGCAGAAACGCTGATCGGAAAGCTCCGTGAGGCTGTACCGGGTATCTTTATTCGTTCAACGTTCATTACCGGATTCCCTGGGGAAACCGAAGAACAGTTCGAGCATTTACTGTTATTTGTTAATAAAATGAAATTAGACCGCATTGGGGTTTTTGCTTATTCTCAGGAGGAAAATACACCTGCTGCGAACATGGCGAGCCAGGTGCCGCCTGAGATCCGGGAAGCCCGCAAAAATGCTGTTATGGCAACCCAAACGGAAATTGCAGATCAGATCCAGCAGCAAAGGGTCGGGCAAATCATCCGGGTCATTCTCGAAGAACAGACTGCCCCCGATGAATGGGTCGGACGGAGCGCGGGGGATGCCCCGGAGATTGACGGTCAGATTTACCTCAAGGTTCAGAAGAAACATTTGGCTGGTGAAATCATACAGATCAGAATTACAGAAGCGGACAGCTATGATATGGGAGGGGAGGAGCTCGAGTGA
- the pgsA gene encoding CDP-diacylglycerol--glycerol-3-phosphate 3-phosphatidyltransferase — protein MNLPNTLTLIRIAMIPLFMAFLLVKMPDGTAYFPYQDFVAAGIFSLASATDGLDGYFARKLKQVTNLGKFLDPLADKLLVSAALIALVELNLVSAWIVWIILAREFAVTGLRAIAAAEGVVISASKLGKLKTVTQIIAIALLILRDWPLSTLNIHIAQPMIYLALIMTIISGVDYIMKSKQLFVRSK, from the coding sequence GTGAATCTGCCTAACACGCTGACTCTGATTCGAATTGCCATGATACCTTTGTTTATGGCCTTTTTATTGGTAAAAATGCCTGACGGTACTGCTTATTTTCCTTATCAGGACTTTGTAGCCGCGGGGATATTTAGCCTGGCGTCTGCGACAGACGGTTTGGACGGTTATTTCGCACGCAAGCTGAAACAAGTGACCAATCTCGGTAAATTTCTGGATCCGCTTGCCGACAAGCTTCTGGTTTCAGCCGCGCTGATTGCCCTGGTCGAGTTAAACCTCGTTTCAGCCTGGATTGTCTGGATTATCCTGGCCCGGGAGTTTGCAGTCACAGGGTTAAGAGCGATTGCTGCCGCCGAAGGCGTAGTGATCAGTGCCAGCAAGCTTGGAAAACTGAAGACGGTCACTCAGATCATTGCCATAGCACTGTTGATTCTGAGAGATTGGCCATTATCAACCCTTAACATACATATTGCCCAGCCTATGATCTATCTTGCGCTGATCATGACCATCATCTCCGGCGTGGATTATATCATGAAATCAAAACAGCTGTTTGTGCGTTCCAAATAA